In Sardina pilchardus chromosome 8, fSarPil1.1, whole genome shotgun sequence, a genomic segment contains:
- the LOC134088415 gene encoding centriolin-like isoform X2, whose amino-acid sequence MSQRHAELEERLDYMITRIAKETQDIQDLEQQLTDGQISANESLKRELEEVISGLQEYLRGVRGQARQAQSDCRRLQSQNQALERLLQDREEQCRQLQHGQEEERNTEIDKLRAELSRLRSLTKVERAALEAELQNERQARENAEVRVQLETENLLEHISSLKEESDALRDDAAELQSKLQSTSAVLIHPDDLLQRLHSLTHNLTHTLGSDTPDGSVGATLRNVAVEERLQELQQELWRLVRQEKEQARLIEEQREQTQLIEEQREQTQLIEEQKEEGRRVQEQGEESKRLWEEQGEESKQLWEEREESRRRQETLNGELQLLRQQLTSLQRHKQQQTWEAAKMKREHEMELRKLREKLQGDQEAELQRLREELEDARDAELQQLKEELRERQEAELNRLRKKLRKAQEAELQGLREELQEAQEQQYLMSQRLQEAESEREGLLMELHQQDTQALEELKKSVCSADRRAGQQLSAVTQQLQTLYRTALHIRQQREQDAEQLEDSRQHMAEMDQDLERADTETALLQRLLKDGQHVLDSKSTGSPASSHQQEDLEQLTRAVKRLTQQLSQASTDKSLSVEQLLDEMVALRETLKQTNQQDDHRSGHWYYIPTGQSAASVASQGTQDSGLGSQLPSSPQRKPRPQHNPPHKRSPPNRAGYWLYSPHPPNRVGSDRSGESDMESSAPWWFFPAGALLYTSLPTQPTPTSPHCNLPKHQHMERELHEAQHKLKEQSRLEQERRDLQREMHQLRRDHKRLRARLRSGTERSVSEEVECLEETLQRRRAELREADRLLLHAHTQLKDTHTQSKDAERRCGETQRRVCELQQDLEELETRAQDYAKQLIHTKHELSAEQEELQRLQNQRQNEEQSLAATNTHYKQLRQRLEDSERLLEETEDRLSQRKTELQSLDKELRALDRRLGQWREEERVLQSSLQQHRDSLLHTQELRVCVETLSQQKRDVEKELCEGRSQLTLIRQEQQREEHTLNKLLSELKCVQEQKVEHVAQCEQLQQKCRHLEARQRNAQRSVSNAEKAVSEAKTKLTRLDSELKQSNETQVSEELERLREKLHGERLQLDAVREAIRSVSSERDDLAEEQLRLRGDVQASAERAQKGQRRLEALEQQLTVLDSQLTHKHAQLRRHHESLQQQQQEWAEAEALQQQRRQQLQAQLQTLEGAVAERVQRMEQLTAEEAQLQDSTRALHTQEEQHRRKGQELCEWEARLQQQQQELEVWRCKVQRLQKLLTKQTHTLQQAQQATKESEQRAHTLQMEVHTLSQELQCVRDKLFAQEEKTHVCESSSAEACAEPRAGRWMPEPEPEPDPELEPDLDTELQLALFPAEPSSRDRQSPTPPLSPSPPLSPSPPSTEQEQLKALFTPSRTAALTAQDEQWRGELLRVKLQQHEDELKAQLRRRMFDQQEALCVRRQQAEGSLDGLRRRVDWLDQLLDADGSDASLKPHRQHQVRRSSSWCPESADPSSSPVTLDPHTHTHTHTHTSSPVRLDPLLPERDQHTTTATCR is encoded by the exons gccagATCTCGGCGAACGAGTCTCTGAAgcgggagctggaggaggtgatcTCGGGCCTGCAGGAGTACCTGcgcggggtcagaggtcaagctCGCCAGGCCCAGAGCGACTGCCGCCGCCTGCAGAGCCAGAACCAGGCACTGGAGCGCCTCctgcaggacagagaggagcagTGCAGGCAGCTGCAGCACGGCCAGGAG gaggagaggaacacagAGATAGACAAGCTGAGAGCAGAGCTGAGTAGGCTGCGATCACTCACTAAG gtggagcgGGCAGCTCTTGAAGCAGAGCTTCAGAATGAGAGACAAGCCAGAGAAAACGCTGAGGTTCGTGTGCAGCTGGAGACCGAAAACCTTCTGGAACACATCAGCTCACTAAAg gaggaGAGTGATGCGTTGCGAGACGACGCTGCTGAGCTGCAGTCTAAACTGCAGAGCACCTCAGCGGTCCTCATCCACCCAGACGATCTCCTGCAGCGCCtgcacagcctcacacacaacctcacacacaccctcggctCGGACACACCTGACGGCAG tgtgggaGCCACTCTACGCAACGTTGCTGTGGAGGAGCGTCTAcaggagctgcagcaggagctCTGGCGTCTGGTCAGGCAGGAGAAGGAGCAGGCACGGCTCatagaggagcagagggagcagACACAGCTCatagaggagcagagggagcagACACAGCTCATAgaggagcagaaggaggagggcaggagggtccaggagcagggggaggagtCCAAACGGCTGTgggaggagcagggggaggagtCCAAACAGCTGTGGGAGGAGCGAGAGGAGAGCCGACGCCGGCAGGAGACTCTGAATGGAGAACTGCAGCTCCTGAGACAGCAGCTCACAAGCCTGCAGAGACACAAGCAGCAGCAGACTtgg GAGGCTGCGAAGATGAAGCGTGAACATGAGATGGAGCTCCGCAAACTGAGGGAGAAGCTTCAAGGGGACCAGGAGGCGGAGCTTCAGAGGCTGAGGGAGGAGCTTGAGGATGCACGGGATGCGGAACTCCagcagctgaaggaggagcttagggagagacaggaggcgGAGCTTAACAGACTGAGGAAGAAGCTGCGGAAGGCCCAGGAGGCGGAGCTTCAGGGCCTGAGGGAGGAGCTTCAGGAGGCCCAGGAGCAGCAGTACCTGATGAGCCAACGTCTGCAGGAGGCCGAGAGCGAGCGGGAGGGCCTCCTCATGGAGCTGCACCAGCAGGACACACAG gctcTAGAAGAGCTGAAgaagagtgtgtgcagtgctgacAGGAGAGCTGGTCAGCAGTTGAGCGCAGTCACACAGCAGCTACAGACACTCTACAGGACAGCACTGCACATACGCCAGCAGAGggagcag gatgcgGAGCAGCTGGAGGACTCCCGGCAGCATATGGCTGAGATGGATCAGGACCTGGAGAGGGCTGACACAGAGACGGCCTTACTGCAGAGGCTCCTGAAGGAcggg cagCATGTGTTGGACAGTAAAAGCACTGGAAGCCCAGCAAGCAGCCACCAGCAGGAGGATCTGGAGCAGTTAACTAGAGCTGTCAAGAGACTCACACAACAGCTGAGCCAGGCCTCtacag ataagaGTTTGAGTGTGGAGCAGCTGCTGGATGAGATGGTTGCCCTGAGGGAGACCCTGAAGCAGACCAACCAGCAGGACGACCACAGGAGCGGACACTGGTACTACATCCCCACCGGCCAGAgc gctgccaGTGTAGCGTCTCAGGGAACTCAAGACTCGGGCCTGGGCTCTCAGctgccctcctccccccagaGGAAGCCCCGCCCACAGCACAACCCCCCCCACAAGAGGAGCCCCCCCAACAGAGCCGGCTACTGGCTCTACTCACCTCATCCGCCcaacagag tgggcAGTGACAGAAGCGGTGAGAGCGACATGGAGAGCAGTGCCCCCTGGTGGTTTTTTCCTGCTGGTGCGCTTCTCTACACGTCACTGCCAACTCAGCCCACACCGACCAGCCCACACTGCAACCTCCCCAAACACCAGCACATG gagcgTGAGTTGCATGAGGCTCAGCATAAACTGAAGGAGCAGAGCAgactggagcaggagaggagagacctgCAGAGGGAGATGCACCAGCTCAGGAGAGACCACAAACGCctcag ggcgAGGTTGCGGAGCGGAACAGAGAGGAGTGTGTCGGAGGAGGTGGAGTGTTTGGAGGAGACTCTGCAGCGGCGGCGAGCAGAACTCAGAGAGGCCGACCGTCTActgctgcacgcacacacacagctcaaggacacacacacacag agtaaGGATGCGGAGCGGCGTTGTGGAGAGAcccagaggagagtgtgtgagctgcagcaagacctggaggagctggagactAGGGCTCAGGACTACGCCAAGCAGCTCATACACACCAAGCACGagctcag tgCTGAACAGGAGGAACTGCAGAGGCTACAGAATCAGAGGCAGAATGAGGAGCAATCTCTGGcagctacaaacacacactacaaacagcTAAGACAGAG GCTGGAGGACAGTGAGCGACTGTtggaggagacagaggacagaCTCAGCCAACGCAAGACAGAGCTGCAGTCACTAGACAAggag CTGCGTGCGCTGGACAGGCGGTTGGgtcagtggagagaggaggagcgcgTCTTACAGAGCAGCCTGCAGCAGCACCGGGactcactcctacacacacag gagctacgtgtgtgtgtagagactcTGTCTCAGCAGAAGCGTGATGTGGAGAAGGAGCTGTGTGAGGGGAGGAGTCAGCTGACTCTCATCAGGCAggaacagcagagagaggagcacaccCTCAACAAGCTGCtctcag agttgaaGTGTGTGCAGGAGCAGAAAGTGGAGCATGTTGCACAGTGTGAGCAGCTACAGCAGAAGTGTCGCCACCTGGAGGCCAGACAGAGAAACGCACAGAG gAGTGTGTCTAATGCAGAGAAGGCTGTGTCTGAGGCCAAGACCAAGCTGACCAGACTAGACTCAGAGCTGAAGCAGAGCAATGAAActcaag tgtcagaggagctggagaggcTGAGGGAGAAGCTTCATGGTGAGCGACTACAGCTGGATGCAGTCAGGGAG gcgatTCGCTCAGTGAGTTCGGAGAGGGATGACCTTGCAGAGGAGCAGCTCCGTCTCCGTGGCGACGTGCAGGCCTCTGCGGAGCGCGCTCAGAAGGGCCAGAGGCGTCTGGAGGCCCTCGAGCAGCAGCTGACCGTGCTGGACTCTCAGCTGACCCACAAACACGCCCAGCTACGCCGCCACCAcgag tccctgcagcagcagcagcaggagtggGCTGAGGCGGAGGCACTAcagcagcagaggaggcagCAGCTGCAGGCCCAGCTGCAGACACTAGAGGGCGCTGTGGCGGAGCGGGTGCAGCGCATGGAGCAGCTCACTGCAGAGGAAGCACAGCTGCAGGACAGCACACGGGCCCTGCACACCCAGGAGGAACAGCACCGCCGCAAAG ggcaggagctgtgtgagtgggaggccagactgcagcagcagcagcaggagctggaggttTGGCGCTGTAAGGTGCAGAGGCTGCAGAAACTActcaccaaacaaacacacaccctacagCAGGCTcaacag GCAACAAAGGAGAGTgaacagagagcacacacactgcagatggaGGTGCACACTTTGAGCCAAGAGCTACAGTGTGTCCGagacaag ctcTTTGCCCAGGAGGAGAagacgcatgtgtgtgagagcagctcTGCTGAGGCGTGTGCAGAGCCCAGAGCCGGCAGGTGGAtgccagaaccagaaccagaaccggaCCCAGAACTAGAACCGGACCTGGACACTGAGCTGCAGCTGGCCCTGTTCCCCGCGGAACCCAGCAGCAGAGACCGCCAgagccccaccccccctcttagcccctccccccctctcagcccctccccccccagcaCTGAGCAGGAGCAGCTCAAGGCTCTCTTCACTCCATCCAGGACCGCAGCACTcactgcacag GATGAGCAGTGGCGAGGAGAGCTTCTGAGAGTAAAGCTTCAGCAGCATGAGGACGAGCTGAAG gCTCAGCTGCGCCGGCGCATGTTTGACCAGCAGGAGGCGCTGTGTGTGCGGCGGCAGCAGGCCGAGGGCAGTCTGGACGGCCTGCGCAGACGAGTGGACTGGCTGGACCAGCTCTTAGACGCAGACGGCTCTGACGCCTCACTCAAACCACACAGGcaacatcag GTCAGGCGGTCCAGCAGCTGGTGCCCAGAGAGCGCTGACCCGTCCAGCAGCCCCGTCAcactggacccacacacacacacacacacacacacacacaccagcagccccGTCAGACTGGACCCACTGCTGCCTGAGAGGGACCAGCACACCACCACAGCAACCTGCAGatga
- the LOC134088415 gene encoding centriolin-like isoform X4, with the protein MSQRHAELEERLDYMITRIAKETQDIQDLEQQLTDGQISANESLKRELEEVISGLQEYLRGVRGQARQAQSDCRRLQSQNQALERLLQDREEQCRQLQHGQEEERNTEIDKLRAELSRLRSLTKVERAALEAELQNERQARENAEVRVQLETENLLEHISSLKEESDALRDDAAELQSKLQSTSAVLIHPDDLLQRLHSLTHNLTHTLGSDTPDGSVGATLRNVAVEERLQELQQELWRLVRQEKEQARLIEEQREQTQLIEEQREQTQLIEEQKEEGRRVQEQGEESKRLWEEQGEESKQLWEEREESRRRQETLNGELQLLRQQLTSLQRHKQQQTWEAAKMKREHEMELRKLREKLQGDQEAELQRLREELEDARDAELQQLKEELRERQEAELNRLRKKLRKAQEAELQGLREELQEAQEQQYLMSQRLQEAESEREGLLMELHQQDTQALEELKKSVCSADRRAGQQLSAVTQQLQTLYRTALHIRQQREQDAEQLEDSRQHMAEMDQDLERADTETALLQRLLKDGQHVLDSKSTGSPASSHQQEDLEQLTRAVKRLTQQLSQASTDKSLSVEQLLDEMVALRETLKQTNQQDDHRSGHWYYIPTGQSAASVASQGTQDSGLGSQLPSSPQRKPRPQHNPPHKRSPPNRAGYWLYSPHPPNRVGSDRSGESDMESSAPWWFFPAGALLYTSLPTQPTPTSPHCNLPKHQHMERELHEAQHKLKEQSRLEQERRDLQREMHQLRRDHKRLRARLRSGTERSVSEEVECLEETLQRRRAELREADRLLLHAHTQLKDTHTQSKDAERRCGETQRRVCELQQDLEELETRAQDYAKQLIHTKHELSAEQEELQRLQNQRQNEEQSLAATNTHYKQLRQRLEDSERLLEETEDRLSQRKTELQSLDKELRALDRRLGQWREEERVLQSSLQQHRDSLLHTQELRVCVETLSQQKRDVEKELCEGRSQLTLIRQEQQREEHTLNKLLSELKCVQEQKVEHVAQCEQLQQKCRHLEARQRNAQRSVSNAEKAVSEAKTKLTRLDSELKQSNETQEVSEELERLREKLHGERLQLDAVREAIRSVSSERDDLAEEQLRLRGDVQASAERAQKGQRRLEALEQQLTVLDSQLTHKHAQLRRHHESLQQQQQEWAEAEALQQQRRQQLQAQLQTLEGAVAERVQRMEQLTAEEAQLQDSTRALHTQEEQHRRKGQELCEWEARLQQQQQELEVWRCKVQRLQKLLTKQTHTLQQAQQATKESEQRAHTLQMEVHTLSQELQCVRDKLFAQEEKTHVCESSSAEACAEPRAGRWMPEPEPEPDPELEPDLDTELQLALFPAEPSSRDRQSPTPPLSPSPPLSPSPPSTEQEQLKALFTPSRTAALTAQDEQWRGELLRVKLQQHEDELKAQLRRRMFDQQEALCVRRQQAEGSLDGLRRRVDWLDQLLDADGSDASLKPHRQHQVRRSSSWCPESADPSSSPVTLDPLLPERDQHTTTATCR; encoded by the exons gccagATCTCGGCGAACGAGTCTCTGAAgcgggagctggaggaggtgatcTCGGGCCTGCAGGAGTACCTGcgcggggtcagaggtcaagctCGCCAGGCCCAGAGCGACTGCCGCCGCCTGCAGAGCCAGAACCAGGCACTGGAGCGCCTCctgcaggacagagaggagcagTGCAGGCAGCTGCAGCACGGCCAGGAG gaggagaggaacacagAGATAGACAAGCTGAGAGCAGAGCTGAGTAGGCTGCGATCACTCACTAAG gtggagcgGGCAGCTCTTGAAGCAGAGCTTCAGAATGAGAGACAAGCCAGAGAAAACGCTGAGGTTCGTGTGCAGCTGGAGACCGAAAACCTTCTGGAACACATCAGCTCACTAAAg gaggaGAGTGATGCGTTGCGAGACGACGCTGCTGAGCTGCAGTCTAAACTGCAGAGCACCTCAGCGGTCCTCATCCACCCAGACGATCTCCTGCAGCGCCtgcacagcctcacacacaacctcacacacaccctcggctCGGACACACCTGACGGCAG tgtgggaGCCACTCTACGCAACGTTGCTGTGGAGGAGCGTCTAcaggagctgcagcaggagctCTGGCGTCTGGTCAGGCAGGAGAAGGAGCAGGCACGGCTCatagaggagcagagggagcagACACAGCTCatagaggagcagagggagcagACACAGCTCATAgaggagcagaaggaggagggcaggagggtccaggagcagggggaggagtCCAAACGGCTGTgggaggagcagggggaggagtCCAAACAGCTGTGGGAGGAGCGAGAGGAGAGCCGACGCCGGCAGGAGACTCTGAATGGAGAACTGCAGCTCCTGAGACAGCAGCTCACAAGCCTGCAGAGACACAAGCAGCAGCAGACTtgg GAGGCTGCGAAGATGAAGCGTGAACATGAGATGGAGCTCCGCAAACTGAGGGAGAAGCTTCAAGGGGACCAGGAGGCGGAGCTTCAGAGGCTGAGGGAGGAGCTTGAGGATGCACGGGATGCGGAACTCCagcagctgaaggaggagcttagggagagacaggaggcgGAGCTTAACAGACTGAGGAAGAAGCTGCGGAAGGCCCAGGAGGCGGAGCTTCAGGGCCTGAGGGAGGAGCTTCAGGAGGCCCAGGAGCAGCAGTACCTGATGAGCCAACGTCTGCAGGAGGCCGAGAGCGAGCGGGAGGGCCTCCTCATGGAGCTGCACCAGCAGGACACACAG gctcTAGAAGAGCTGAAgaagagtgtgtgcagtgctgacAGGAGAGCTGGTCAGCAGTTGAGCGCAGTCACACAGCAGCTACAGACACTCTACAGGACAGCACTGCACATACGCCAGCAGAGggagcag gatgcgGAGCAGCTGGAGGACTCCCGGCAGCATATGGCTGAGATGGATCAGGACCTGGAGAGGGCTGACACAGAGACGGCCTTACTGCAGAGGCTCCTGAAGGAcggg cagCATGTGTTGGACAGTAAAAGCACTGGAAGCCCAGCAAGCAGCCACCAGCAGGAGGATCTGGAGCAGTTAACTAGAGCTGTCAAGAGACTCACACAACAGCTGAGCCAGGCCTCtacag ataagaGTTTGAGTGTGGAGCAGCTGCTGGATGAGATGGTTGCCCTGAGGGAGACCCTGAAGCAGACCAACCAGCAGGACGACCACAGGAGCGGACACTGGTACTACATCCCCACCGGCCAGAgc gctgccaGTGTAGCGTCTCAGGGAACTCAAGACTCGGGCCTGGGCTCTCAGctgccctcctccccccagaGGAAGCCCCGCCCACAGCACAACCCCCCCCACAAGAGGAGCCCCCCCAACAGAGCCGGCTACTGGCTCTACTCACCTCATCCGCCcaacagag tgggcAGTGACAGAAGCGGTGAGAGCGACATGGAGAGCAGTGCCCCCTGGTGGTTTTTTCCTGCTGGTGCGCTTCTCTACACGTCACTGCCAACTCAGCCCACACCGACCAGCCCACACTGCAACCTCCCCAAACACCAGCACATG gagcgTGAGTTGCATGAGGCTCAGCATAAACTGAAGGAGCAGAGCAgactggagcaggagaggagagacctgCAGAGGGAGATGCACCAGCTCAGGAGAGACCACAAACGCctcag ggcgAGGTTGCGGAGCGGAACAGAGAGGAGTGTGTCGGAGGAGGTGGAGTGTTTGGAGGAGACTCTGCAGCGGCGGCGAGCAGAACTCAGAGAGGCCGACCGTCTActgctgcacgcacacacacagctcaaggacacacacacacag agtaaGGATGCGGAGCGGCGTTGTGGAGAGAcccagaggagagtgtgtgagctgcagcaagacctggaggagctggagactAGGGCTCAGGACTACGCCAAGCAGCTCATACACACCAAGCACGagctcag tgCTGAACAGGAGGAACTGCAGAGGCTACAGAATCAGAGGCAGAATGAGGAGCAATCTCTGGcagctacaaacacacactacaaacagcTAAGACAGAG GCTGGAGGACAGTGAGCGACTGTtggaggagacagaggacagaCTCAGCCAACGCAAGACAGAGCTGCAGTCACTAGACAAggag CTGCGTGCGCTGGACAGGCGGTTGGgtcagtggagagaggaggagcgcgTCTTACAGAGCAGCCTGCAGCAGCACCGGGactcactcctacacacacag gagctacgtgtgtgtgtagagactcTGTCTCAGCAGAAGCGTGATGTGGAGAAGGAGCTGTGTGAGGGGAGGAGTCAGCTGACTCTCATCAGGCAggaacagcagagagaggagcacaccCTCAACAAGCTGCtctcag agttgaaGTGTGTGCAGGAGCAGAAAGTGGAGCATGTTGCACAGTGTGAGCAGCTACAGCAGAAGTGTCGCCACCTGGAGGCCAGACAGAGAAACGCACAGAG gAGTGTGTCTAATGCAGAGAAGGCTGTGTCTGAGGCCAAGACCAAGCTGACCAGACTAGACTCAGAGCTGAAGCAGAGCAATGAAActcaag aagtgtcagaggagctggagaggcTGAGGGAGAAGCTTCATGGTGAGCGACTACAGCTGGATGCAGTCAGGGAG gcgatTCGCTCAGTGAGTTCGGAGAGGGATGACCTTGCAGAGGAGCAGCTCCGTCTCCGTGGCGACGTGCAGGCCTCTGCGGAGCGCGCTCAGAAGGGCCAGAGGCGTCTGGAGGCCCTCGAGCAGCAGCTGACCGTGCTGGACTCTCAGCTGACCCACAAACACGCCCAGCTACGCCGCCACCAcgag tccctgcagcagcagcagcaggagtggGCTGAGGCGGAGGCACTAcagcagcagaggaggcagCAGCTGCAGGCCCAGCTGCAGACACTAGAGGGCGCTGTGGCGGAGCGGGTGCAGCGCATGGAGCAGCTCACTGCAGAGGAAGCACAGCTGCAGGACAGCACACGGGCCCTGCACACCCAGGAGGAACAGCACCGCCGCAAAG ggcaggagctgtgtgagtgggaggccagactgcagcagcagcagcaggagctggaggttTGGCGCTGTAAGGTGCAGAGGCTGCAGAAACTActcaccaaacaaacacacaccctacagCAGGCTcaacag GCAACAAAGGAGAGTgaacagagagcacacacactgcagatggaGGTGCACACTTTGAGCCAAGAGCTACAGTGTGTCCGagacaag ctcTTTGCCCAGGAGGAGAagacgcatgtgtgtgagagcagctcTGCTGAGGCGTGTGCAGAGCCCAGAGCCGGCAGGTGGAtgccagaaccagaaccagaaccggaCCCAGAACTAGAACCGGACCTGGACACTGAGCTGCAGCTGGCCCTGTTCCCCGCGGAACCCAGCAGCAGAGACCGCCAgagccccaccccccctcttagcccctccccccctctcagcccctccccccccagcaCTGAGCAGGAGCAGCTCAAGGCTCTCTTCACTCCATCCAGGACCGCAGCACTcactgcacag GATGAGCAGTGGCGAGGAGAGCTTCTGAGAGTAAAGCTTCAGCAGCATGAGGACGAGCTGAAG gCTCAGCTGCGCCGGCGCATGTTTGACCAGCAGGAGGCGCTGTGTGTGCGGCGGCAGCAGGCCGAGGGCAGTCTGGACGGCCTGCGCAGACGAGTGGACTGGCTGGACCAGCTCTTAGACGCAGACGGCTCTGACGCCTCACTCAAACCACACAGGcaacatcag GTCAGGCGGTCCAGCAGCTGGTGCCCAGAGAGCGCTGACCCGTCCAGCAGCCCCGTCAcactggacccac TGCTGCCTGAGAGGGACCAGCACACCACCACAGCAACCTGCAGatga